A region of the Marmota flaviventris isolate mMarFla1 chromosome 3, mMarFla1.hap1, whole genome shotgun sequence genome:
GTCTAGAAAACTGGATGCCTGGTTTTGTTAACATATGATGAACAGTGTCTTTGGGGACTCAACACAGGGAACCCAATTCCTAAGGGTCCAAGACCTGAGGTTCTGCCAGCAGTAACATAATTCCCCCACCGAGGGGACTGGCCACTTAGAGGCAAATTCACTTTCACCATGAACCCATGTAACTGCAAGCACAGATTTGCTTTAGTGCAAATTAGTGTCAGGAAAACATCTCAGACATCAAATACAGAGAGTTTCTAGTGTCAGTTTTGGAGAAATTTAGAATATCCCTGATGTTttcactgtttttgtttctaGGAACTGCTATTTGAACTGCCGCACGTATTCAAGATGGCGGCTTTCCCCACTACTATAGACCATATACTTTCAGAGTGCATGCTTATATTTAAagcatatgtgtttttttttccactccaGAAACACTGTTACTATGAAGGTCACATCCTAAATGAAAAGGATTCTGTTGCCAGCATTAGTACCTGTGATGGGTTGAGGTGAGAAGcacaccaaaaatattaaatatcaagcAACATTCTGTTATACAGAATTGAGTCTCACTGGGCATTATGTCTTGTTactattttggtgattttttttccttcatcactAATTGCTGAATATATGTGGTTGAAGTGGAGACTGAAGCATCACCCTTACAATCATTTCGTAACTGATGTTTTAGAAGTCAGGCCCAGCTCTGTTTAAGCAAGAGAGCTATGCTCTAGACCTTGGTGACATCTGGGTCTACTTCCAAGTCCATCTACCTCATTCTGAAGCAATCATGTCTTCTTCTCTTTAAGATTCTAACCTGCAATTACCTCTGCTgaacttagtttttaaaaattatttatttttctaatttgttatatatgatggcagaatgcaatacaattcatattacacatatacagcacaattgtTCAACCACaatttggttgtacacaaagtagtttcacaccattcgtgtctttataaatgtacttagggtaatgatgtccatctcattccaccatctttcctaaaaatatagaatgcttcatgaatttgcatgtcatcattgagcaggggccatgctaatcttctctgaaGATTCCAGTTTTAGTGTATGTGCTGCTGAAGCAAACActgaacttaattttttaaaacatttgtgtgtctatttttttttacactggTAATTCTTGCCAACTAGGAAACTTTAGAGTaacaaaaagcacaaataaaaaaaacagcaGCCACTGCaaaattttacctctgaactatCACTATTACTAACATTTTTCATGTCTGTAGTCTTTTATGCACATAGAGAAGTATTCTTTTCACACATGAttgaataatgaaataaaacacataattGCTCTTCCAATAGGGTTCATACTTAATAACATGTTCTCACATATCATAAAATACCTTCATAAATACAGTTTCAATGACATTTTTGTTGGATTCATAATATTCCATAACATGGACTCACTTTCTGTTTCTGAACTAATGGTCTTACTAGAAAGAGAAATTCTTTAAGCTACTGCTAATCCCATATGTTACTCTGGCTGGTCTACtaatccttctttctctcctctggaGCTCTTAGTTTCTAAATGTTCCTTTAATCCATTCCCCATTATATCCCTAGGATCTACCAAGAAATAATTGTTAAGTGAATAAACAAACTATGGAAAAATACATACTGAGCTCGTGGTGTAAGATCCAAATTTGGGGGGATTGCTTCATTTTAGTAAATCTTCAGAATTTTCTGGGTGAACTAACATAGGCTTTATTTAAACATTGACAAATACTGCTTACAATGTAAATTAACAAATGTTAGTTAAAAGGTCTGTGGATGATAACTGTGTGTGTGGAATTGGATGGGAAGAGGAATCCATCCTTTCTGAGcagtgtgtgtgctgtgtgtgagGAGATCCTGAAATACAGTCTCTGTGCCTCACAGAGGACACTTCACACACCGTGGCCAAAGATACCTGATAAAACCTGGGAAAAGCACAGACCGGGGAGAACATGCTGTTTTTACGAACGACCAGGAAGAACTAGACACAGCGAATCACACTTGTGGCACGAGAACTGTTGGCAGGAGACAAGGCCATATTCGAACTTTCAGGTCCCTCAAAAACCCAGAGGTGAGTGTAGTTTTCTGCTTCATCATCGATATCAATCATCTCAGCTGTGACGTGTGATGTATGACATGTTGTCATTGATTACTtatccttcatttcttttcatgattaaaaaaaatgtcatgtaaGCTTTGGAATCCTTTAGGATAAAGATACCGATAAACAATGTTCTTTTATTGTCTGTAAAGCAAGAAGACATTCTTCAGGCCCAGAAAGTCATCAATCTCTTTTTGGTGCTGGATAACGCCTTTGTAAGTAAGAGATGCTTGTGGTTCCGGGACACTGTGCTCCAATGGAGGCTTAGCGATCAAGCAAAAGCCATGCATTTCTGCTAACAGTGCTTGTTGTGTGCCTGTTTTTCTTGGCTTCTCTAACTACTTTGCAAGCAATAGGTTTTAATCACCTTCCCTTTTCATACCCACCAGACACCATGGATCCTTAATACCATCGAGCTATTGGCAatcaaccacaaaaataaaaataacataaaatataggTTAAAGATTAAATTACTTTAACCTTTTAGTGTAAAATATCAATATGTTTAATATAGCCTACAAATATAAATTAGTTGCAAAACTATACATAACTTaaagttttaattatatatacagagaaaaataCTGGTATCCACATTTTTACCTAGTAAATATTGcttcatgtttaaattttaattgatagtGAATTGGtttcaaaatattctcaattATTAATTTGGCATATCTACTTAGAAATGAACAATCATGAAATTTTTTGACCCCCACACTCTTACATTTAAGATAGACTTTGTTGAAATAGCCTTTCACAAAACAGTCATAAGTAGCCATGATATGAATAAATGTGAATTATGTTaaaataggtaattttttttataaatgtgaaaTCCTGTACCCATTCAGCCACTtcactttaatttcctttttaattgtaCTCTGTGCTTTGCATTTTGCAGTATAAGATGTACCAGGGGAATCTAACTGTGATGAGAAGCTTTGTGTTCGATGTGATGAATCTCCTCAATGTGGTAAGACATCTGTCCTGTGAGCCTGTGCTTCCACACGTGGGCCTGGGGCTCCTGCCACTTCATGTAAGCAGTCAAGAGAGTCACAGTGCTTTACGGGCAGCAGTTCTGGGGACATTTTAGCAAAGCAAACACTACCTCAAGGTAAAATTACATACACTACAGCAAAGGCAACCTCTggtgtttctctttttaaaacgGAAACTCGTCAATTATGGTGCATCTATTTATCCATCATTTGTGGTCAGCAAAAGTTCTAAAACCCTAAAGGAATCTGAACCGTTGTGTCCACAGATTTATAAAACTATACATGTTCGTGTGGCCTTGGTCGGTATGGAGATCTGGTCAGATAATGATAAGATAAAGGTGGTCCCCAACATTGGTGAAACCTTCAAGAACTTCATGAGTTGGCATCGTTCTAACCTGGGCAAGAAGAAGATCCACGACCATGCGCAGCTCCTCAGGTGGGCACGTTCTGGACAGGGCAGGTGCATGTGGGCAGAGTGAGAGCCTCCCCCAAGGTGCCTTGGCAGAGATGTGTGCTCAGTCAGATTTCCCTGATCAGTCGTGAGAAGCCCTGATGTCCTGCCATTAGCAATTCACCTGCAGGATTTTGGAGGCCCCGGTGCAATCTATGTGGTGGGCTCTAGGATGTGAGATAATCAACATGGCCATGATACTGTTGTAGGATAGTACAAAGCTGCATTGAGGCCCATGAAAAGGCTAGGCAGCCAGGAAAATGTAGAACAGCAGTGGGAAAAGCTGGTGGTTCCAAAGACAGGCTGTGACAGTGTTTCTGTGCCTTTCACACAGTGGGATTGGCTTCAATAATCGCCGCGTGGGAATGGCAGCCTCCAATTCCCTGTGCTCCGCGTCTTCGGTTGCTGTTATTGAGGTTTGTAAACTTACACTAAGGTTCCCTGTGGTTCTGCCTCTCTGGGAAGACGTGTAGAATGCTTTGCTCAGAGTGGGCATAGTGAACATTTGCtgaaccaatcaataaatgtggaAAGGAAACCACCGGCAGATCATTGTGCTGCAGATTCCCTGGACTGTGAAATATCAGGCCTGCTGGGGGGTGTCACACTCGGATTGGTATTAAGGAATACAGCAGGAATGTTGAGATGGAGATGGGAGCCAGGTGCACTCTGTGGCCTGAGACTACTCTAAATTAGTCTTTTGGTATCTGTGACCAAAAGAGGACATTCAGGGAGCAAAGAAGCATGCAGGGCTCCTAAGGTATCAGCATGGTGACAGTTGTTATAGAACTTTGAGTCCTCATTAGGATACCTCTTTGGACTTTCTGTGGACAATGTAATTGCTTTAATAATTGATTACTAAGAACTTAGTGTCTGTTAGTTCAACAAACACTTATCGAGTACTGACTCCGACCAGATTCATAGGATCCAACCATTTCCCAGGTTCATTCAGCCTTGGGCAGTGAGCAAAGGTGGGGGCGGAGCTTCATGACTCATTCTTTTCCAGCTCTCAGGCTATTCTTTTTAAGTGATGAATATTGACAACAACTGagaaataactaattaaaataggAAGTAacagatctttctttctttcttctttttcaggctaaaagaaagaataatgtgGCTCTTGTAGGTGTGATGTCACATGAGTTGGGCCATGTTCTCGGCATGCCTGATCTTTCATACACCGTCAAGTGCCCCTCGGGAAGTTGTGTGATGGGTCAATATCTGAGGTAAGACCGTGCCACTCtaaattttttcccctcaatCTTAAAGAATTCGGGATGCATTCTGCATTTATTGGATGGGTATTTTTTGTCCAAAGGCTCTGTATCCTGTTAATTCAAACCCCAGTCTCTTTAGGCACAATATCACATATCATtccttaagatttttaaatacacaaagaGTTTATAATTAAAGTGACtgtattttaacttaaaattactTTAACTTGAAGTGACAGCATAACTTCTGAAAACATTAGCCTAAGATGATAACTGTATCTTCATATAGCCTGACCCATGGATTAATCAATCCATTTCTATACATTTATGAATTACTTATTAATGTCAATCACTTTGCAAGgacttgggataaaaaaaaatgaataaatcatgcCTTGTTCTTGAGATGTTCACAAATAAGGAGAAATATGTCCACAGAATCTTGAATTCTGCAGTTATTTCCCTTCACTGGGCCATTGTTATTGTCTCTTATACACATTCCTCGGTGGGAGATGAGTGGATGGTAACCGAAggagattttcattgctgtttttgtttACAAAAGTGCTGAATCCACATGAGAAATTAAATTCTTTCATCTCTACATCTGAGtctctaggaaaaaaattttcagttagCTCCACCACCCACCAGATATAAGGACTATCATGTAGTCCTTAGCAGTTACTAAACTTGCAATTTCCATCTAGCCAGATAATAGAGTTAGATATGTTAGATTTTCATAATCACTTAACATGAAAAGCCACTGCACTCTATATAGTGTTACTTCTGAGAATTTTTCTGGTTGCAGTTCAAAATTCCCAAAGGATTTCAGTTCATCCTGCCtctcatattttcaaaaatacctTTCCTCTCAAAAACCAAAGTGCATAATGCAAGCACCTCTACCTGCAAATATAATAACAGAACCTGTGTGTGGGAACCAACTTCTGGAGGTGGGAGAAGACTGTGACTGTGGCTCTCCTAAGGTACGAAATTCTACAAGATCTAAAACAACTTTTAGAGACCTAGCAGGGTAATTCAATTatgcaggttttatttttttcttttttgatgttctTTTAGAGATTCTAAAGATAAACTTGATATCAGAGTAAAAAGTAGAtttgtgctttgtttttctattaattttagttttctttccaaaAGCATTTCAAATCCCAGGATAACATAATGACATTATTGTGTGAAGTTAAGTGTTAGGTAGTAAATTGCTAACTCTAAGATGTTGTTTATGAACTTTATAGACATATTCATGTAAAAATCCTTGCTTTGCTCTCAAGGTCACTGATATTtccataatattaaatattttctttgaaagaagAGCTGCCTTCAAAGTttctcaggaaacattttcttCATGTGGTGCTTACACAGTTTGAAAGTTTattctaaactatttttttcttttttgctggaTGTGcgatgttttctctttatttaggTTCTCCTTCATTACTAATTTTGATGCCATCTTAATgactcatcaaatatttttaaatcaatcctctgttttcttctgggTAGAGAATTATACCCAAACAAACAATGGAAATATGATTTGATCTTGTCAATTCTTAttccttcatattttcttttacctttcttgTGCTATTTTTTAGAATTTCCATAAAAACACAGAATGTAAGTCATGCTTgtcttgttcttcattttatcaGCTGACCTTTTACAAGTTGTCACCTAGATTTTCCTTATGGTGACCATGCATTGTGCTAGCTGTAGTTTTCATATGTTGTAGATACCTGTTAGGAGATTCAGCAATGGCTACCGTCGACTAACTGGTGTTGACCACCATAGCAATATGGTTTTCTCCACTCAGTCTCTTAACAGGATGGATTCCATTGCCCTTTCTGTACAGACAAGCTGCCCTTGCACTTTGGGTGGAGAAAATTCACAGTTGTAATGAAGAGTTGTTACCTGAATAAGCTGGGATTTTACGAACATCACTTTATAGTTTTTGCATTTGTATTCATCTATGAGAATAGTATCTGTGATCCCAATCAGTCAGTCTCACTGCCAGAATTTTGTGGGCTTGGTAAAATGAATTCAGGTTTCAGTTTTTCTATCTAATTTCAAATGATTTGAGTAGTGTagcatattttaattaatgtacATGTAATAGCACATGGACCGAACTCATTAAGGAAATGcttagatcatttttttttttttttttggttactgaaGAGATAGTTTTCATtgtttatgatatttttttccctatcatTATTTTCCCATGGTCATTTCCAGTGGGGTTGGTGTAACAGAACAGTTTAGTTTAATGGTGAAATTTGATTTTATTGCCGTCTTGTACCTAAATCCTATGCACTTGTTCTGTGGGAACAACACACGGACCTGACTCTCCCGGTCTTCTGTGTACTTTGAAGGAATGCAAGGATCGCTGCTGCGAGGCCAGCACTTGCCAACTGAAACTTGGACCTGAGTGTGGAGAAGAGGCTCCCAACCCTAACACGTGAGGCCTTCTCCTCGGTTGTTACTAAATGTTTTCTCACTTTTAACTTGGGCTTGAGGAATTTGCTCCATTAAGTGCTGTAATACACtaaaacacaatttattttatagttttttaaatggcTCCGTttgggagagaagaaaaggtgTTATGAACATTAATATGTAAGGCTGTATGGGTGGGCACAAACGGAATCACAAAAGGGACCACTTCAACATCTGTGAAATTAGGACTGCTGAGGTCTGCAGCGGAAACTAGAATTTTCTGATAGATGATGATGAGTTTGATAAAAGGTAAGATGAGAAgaaaagggtatttttttttaaagacttgatGAATGAGCACATTTTATTCTTGGTTCAGAGTTCATAGTTGTAATTTGCAAGGTAGGCAGAAAGTCAATAGCATTTGAGAACACGATGCAAGACTTGGCAATTTCATGCCTTTTAAAGTGTCTCAATGAGCCAAAATCCAgacattaatttttgtgttttatagaaTCCCATTGCTTGGAATTTGTTACTTGGTTTTTGCTTCAGTGCAAAATATCtctgaatacaaaaaaaaaaaaaaaaaggaagcaagaatAATAAAGATCTTAAAGAGGAAAGACTCAAAATACATCTCATGGCAAGagtcatattatttatttaccccctttccataatttcttttaaaacttcaaCTGCATACAGGAAACAATTGACTCAAGTGCCATTGACTACCACTTCCTCAAAAGACAAAGACGGCCCTTCCTTTCTTCACCAAGTACCTTTGCTTATCACTCTGTGAACTCCAGTGGGTCTGCTCTCCAGGGAATTCTGAAAATTGTGCCTGGACCAGTAGCATAGCATAtcaaaaaggaaggaggaggagaagtgaaagaagggggaggagaagggagaggatggagggagaggaggacaggaaggaaaaaagaaagaaaagaaaatctaccCAACTCTTCAGGGGTTTGGAATGACAGGTCGGCCTGCTTTAATTCTATCAAATACTAACTTGAGACTATAAGCTATTTGTTTTCTCACCTGTCAGTTGGAGCACATGGTATTATATCTCAGTAGGGTATTCAGTTTTATTTACTACAACTTTCTGATTTTAGTtgttacataatattttataatttacaatAACTATGacctcaaaacattttttttcttttaatcagatCCTGAATCAAAGAGTCTACTTCATTGAGAGGTTGCTTTGCCAAGACAAGAATCAAGAACCCTTACCAGGAGTCTTATATATTTTCACCTTTGTACCTAGATGTACATGCAGCTTCCATATTCTGGGTACTGCATTTGTAGATTCAATCAACCAgtgatgaaaaatatttggaaaaaatagttGCACCTATGCTGAGCATATAGactgttgttcttgttgttattCCCTAAGCTATACAGTATAAATAGACCTTCTGACATAGCGTCTATATTGAATGAGGTATGAAAGTCATCTAGAGGTCATTGAAAGTTTATGGGAGAATGTGTGCTggctatatgcaaatactgtgccattttacataagggactttGAGCACCCATGGATTTGGGTGTCCCTGGAGGTCCTGGGATCAGTCTCCAGgggatttgttcttcttttgtgATTCTACTTTGTATGTTTACCCATCCAGTCATCAGATAAATGGATGTACTTGGAGAAGTTTCCTATCTACTTAGACCTAATCTTCAATGCATTTCCAAGGACCATGAAGCTGTGGCTTGGCTTTGCCCTTTggagaacaaaaagaaattatccTTTGACCAAAGTACTTCAAAATGTACTACTGAATTATTCAGAGTCAATCCAAAATTGTAAAATTACAAGTGACTTGACCTTAACCTTACTTGTCCTTGACTCATGAAAAAGTCACACCCCCTAGGGGGTGCAGGCTCTCAAGTAGCAGAGAACAGAGGAGAGCTCAGGGGTCTTGTCACTGCTCAGCGTGCACCCTGCTGTACTCTTGTTAGTGTGATGTTTTGCTACTTCATGGGaagattaattaaatataaacatttcttattttagtGAGGTATTCATGCATCTCTTTCACCATTAAATTCAAAGTTTAATTGGAGAAGACCCTTTCTTACATGTCAATGGAGAGTAGAAGGAAGgcttcattcatctattcatttaataaacGGTAGTATCAATAAAAATGCATTGGTTTTTCTGTATGgtcatttaaaaagaatgagcATTTCTGTAGGAGTCAAGATCTTAGTTATTGCCTTCCTTAAAAAATGTTCTGCCTCAATTGCTTGACACAGTGTAGATCTGGGTGGCTGGAGAGGGGATGGTATGGGGAAGACCTTCACAATTCTGCCTATTAGCATCCCTGTCCTGAAAGCTGGTGGGTAGTTTGGAGGGAGAGTAGCTCTTAATTCTAAGTGATTTTTATTGTCTTAAGTCCCAAGCCTTTACCTATTAAAATGTCCTCTCAGATGAAtttaaactttgaaataattCCATATTTTCCATGAAAAGATCCAcccctctccctttttctccAGAAAGCTGAATTAGAGATTTggacaatttttaaagtttgtgcATGATTGATACATCATCAAATAaccaatttaaatgaaaattttccaTTGATTTTACCAGCGGtcataaaaattttcagaaaaaaaaataattcattactaAGATAAAGAATTAAACACTATTTTTGGAAACTTCCAGATGACTGACATGTTGGTAGACCAAACATCTGGATGGTTTGCTTTGCTGATCGGCAGTGTGCATCCAGCCCAACTCTCACATAGCATGCACTTGAAAAGCTAGCAATGACTTTTCACGGGCACAGTTCTTTttccaacctcagcaaaaacagAACACAGCTTGCATCTGTTCCTTGCATAAATTTCCAAAGCATTTTCACTTCTTTCATCTAGTTTGATAAGGAAATGGATAAGATGTGCAGGCAAGgcattattttatcttattgggGGAGAATCTTGGCCAAAGAGGTTAATAAGTGATTTGCCTAAGGTTC
Encoded here:
- the Adamdec1 gene encoding ADAM DEC1, with the translated sequence MSRLLLSVLWLMVQTQAMVINQTPGIKLSEVVYPKLLHISHEGGMENNHTKRQGKEEIYAPEVQYQIILNGEEIILHLQKTRHLLGPDYTETYYSSAGEEITRRSQSMKHCYYEGHILNEKDSVASISTCDGLRGHFTHRGQRYLIKPGKSTDRGEHAVFTNDQEELDTANHTCGTRTVGRRQGHIRTFRSLKNPEQEDILQAQKVINLFLVLDNAFYKMYQGNLTVMRSFVFDVMNLLNVIYKTIHVRVALVGMEIWSDNDKIKVVPNIGETFKNFMSWHRSNLGKKKIHDHAQLLSGIGFNNRRVGMAASNSLCSASSVAVIEAKRKNNVALVGVMSHELGHVLGMPDLSYTVKCPSGSCVMGQYLSSKFPKDFSSSCLSYFQKYLSSQKPKCIMQAPLPANIITEPVCGNQLLEVGEDCDCGSPKECKDRCCEASTCQLKLGPECGEEAPNPNTS